Proteins encoded in a region of the Schistocerca gregaria isolate iqSchGreg1 unplaced genomic scaffold, iqSchGreg1.2 ptg000215l, whole genome shotgun sequence genome:
- the LOC126304985 gene encoding hapless 2-like isoform X1: MTPRNLRNLRAAGVLLLLALLATSARADIISSSVIELCTNSSSDEVSKLSCVRRLAVGLSINNLSNKTNVIEAYIQSSKDASDVSSTFESPIKITIKKTPISLVYPLIYVQTVNGKPFEKIILRGSTFSPPTCKDGNSDASTCGWHYTSDGKKISQSNGFCCSCSYLDIFYFSGANRAPLDCNPFGYKFSSAHCLRLSDTWWDIYEIEPSHLFYQIEVEVTGAGDEPYRLYLDNTKPFFVNKDATLSAQIVGDFHPWTAYPVFPDSYLCMPSQPFDSERVKQMEKNWMILSKSMFDLSGRTCNKIGASFSAFTSQPNRCTVPASSCLYNQLDDIFEADDNLRSQNLTPSYLLSRWGNPIDIPAKNLSHQFALHVTEIQNTLITLYIKADKIRYIINKSTGKIVFSSAENFSAFSKQGRLKVTVMNTGQLNADYYISVHGCTGGIVDPNAILVSIYPYWAYNAQFDLYSQNIIDSSSSCNVSLYSSDYELLDQVLVNFDVAKKSDTHYYGDNPESANNALVTSSTPGCREICPGIWSFTCLSQYGCYWSIAYTVILTILGIGIVCLAVYCCCPCCCCVGRCCFGTCKLLSRCTRGTRREGRSRPAARRHKKKRKKPLGVAGTSWVERCKRLFRRGGDEPVATKKVHPPPPARPVAKKPPMEPHPPFETSLCHHVATPHIFYTQDQHHRSYDALAPDLAQLPASGPALCDNAQSNPLLISATEAPAPDESRCSTEQSLALPPSHLVMEDVDERPDADDSRALFLRSTFLAGELASREVSIYLNVTSTRICSKFSPRHPVIAPFSVLGRVSITSLQKSEAAFFCLFTIDPEHAYQTYEVDREGRWVRITEDRVPLDPGAVECAMDLSAAPQVLSRSPIYHVINI, encoded by the exons ATGACGCCACGGAACCTAAGGAACCTAAGAGCGGCCGGGGTCCTGCTCCTCCTCGCCCTGCTGGCGACCTCCGCGCGCGCCGACATCATCTCCTCCTCCGTCATAGAGCTCTGCACTAACTCTTCCTCAGACGAGGTTTCGAAGCTGAGCTGCGTTCGAAGACTCGCCGTTGGCCTGTCGATCAATAACCTTTCT AATAAGACCAACGTCATAGAAGCCTACATCCAGTCGTCCAAGGATGCAAGCGATGTCTCCAGCACCTTCGAGTCCCCGATCAAAATCACCATCAAAAAAACGCccatctccttggtctacccccTCATCTACGTCCAG ACTGTCAACGGCAAAccctttgaaaaaataattttg CGAGGGTCGACCTTTTCCCCTCCGA CGTGCAAGGATGGCAATAGCGACGCTTCCACGTGCGGATGGCACTATACCTCCGACGGAAAGAAGATCAGCCAGTCGAAC GGCTTCTGCTGTAGCTGCAGTTACCTGGACATTTTCTACTTCTCCGGCGCCAACCGCGCCCCCTTGGACTGCAATCCCTTTGGCTATAAGTTTTCCAGCGCGCACTGCCTCCGTCTCAGCGACACTTGGTGGGACATCTACGAAATAGAGCCGTCGCACCTGTTCTACCAAATCGAAGTCGAGGTGACAGGCGCGGGAGACGAGCCCTATCGCCTCTACCTCGACAACACCAAACCCTTCTTCGTCAACAAAGACGCGACCCTCTCCGCCCAAATCGTGGGCGACTTCCACCCCTGGACTGCGTATCCGGTGTTCCCCGACTCCTACTTGTGTATGCCGAGTCAGCCGTTCGATTCCGAAAGAGTGAAGCAAAtggaaaaaaactggatgattctgTCCAAATCCATGTTCGACCTGTCCGGACGAACCTGCAACAAGATCGGCGCCTCCTTCAGCGCCTTCACTTCTCAGCCCAACCGGTGCACGGTCCCCGCATCCTCCTGTCTGTACAACCAGCTGGACGACATCTTCGAGGCGGACGACAACCTCAGGAGCCAAAATCTCACGCCCAGCTACTTGTTGTCTCGCTGGGGAAATCCGATAGACATCCCGGCCAAAAACCTGTCCCACCAATTCGCCCTCCACGTCACCGAGATTCAAAATACGCTCATCACGCTCTACATCAAAGCCGACAAAATCCGCTACATAATCAACAAAAGTACCGGAAAAATCGTGTTTTCATCCGCGGAAAATTTCAGCGCGTTCTCCAAGCAAGGACGACTCAAAGTCACCGTCATGAACACCGGTCAGCTCAACGCCGACTACTACATCTCCGTACACGGATGCACTGGCGGTATCGTCGACCCAAACGCCATCCTTGTCTCCATCTACCCCTACTGGGCGTACAACGCCCAATTCGACCTGTACTCCCAAAACATCATCGACTCGTCCAGCTCCTGCAACGTCAGCCTCTACAGCTCAGACTACGAGCTCCTGGACCAAGTGCTGGTGAACTTCGACGTGGCCAAAAAGTCGGACACCCACTACTACGGCGACAACCCCGAGAGCGCCAACAACGCGCTCGTGACCTCCAGCACCCCTGGCTGCCGGGAAATATGCCCCGGCATCTGGAGCTTCACCTGCCTATCCCAATACGGCTGCTACTGGTCTATCGCCTACACAGTTATTCTCACCATTTTGGGAATTGGAATTGTGTGCCTGGCCGTCTACTGCTGCTGTCCCTGCTGCTGTTGTGTGGGACGCTGCTGCTTCGGCACGTGCAAGCTGCTGTCTCGGTGCACCCGAGGAACGCGCCGCGAGGGCAGGAGTCGGCCGGCAGCGCGCAGgcacaaaaagaagagaaaaaagccGTTAGGCGTGGCTGGTACAAGTTGGGTAGAACGCTGCAAGCGCCTCTTTCGCAGGGGCGGTGACGAGCCAGTCGCCACGAAGAAAGTGCACCCGCCCCCTCCGGCGCGCCCTGTCGCGAAGAAACCGCCGATGGAGCCGCACCCGCCCTTCGAGACCAGCTTGTGTCACCATGTGGCGACGCCACACATTTTTTACACGCAGGACCAACACCATCGGTCCTATGACGCGTTGGCACCCGACCTCGCCCAGCTGCCCGCCTCGGGCCCGGCGCTTTGCGACAACGCCCAGTCCAACCCGCTGTTAATCAGCGCGACGGAGGCCCCGGCGCCCGACGAGTCGCGCTGCTCCACCGAGCAGAGCCTCGCGCTCCCACCATCCCACCTCGTCATGGAGGACGTGGACGAGCGGCCAGACGCAGACGACTCGCGGGCCCTATTCTTGCGGAGCACATTTCTCGCCGGTGAGCTGGCGTCGCGAGAAGTTTCTATCTATCTGAACGTGACATCCACCAGAATTTGTTCGAAATTTTCGCCTCGCCACCCCGTCATTGCGCCCTTCTCCGTCCTTGGCCGCGTGAGTATCACATCCCTCCAGAAGTCCGAGGCCGCGTTCTTCTGTCTGTTCACGATAGACCCAGAACACGCGTACCAGACGTACGAGGTGGACCGCGAGGGAAGGTGGGTTCGCATCACCGAGGACCGCGTGCCTCTAGACCCCGGCGCGGTCGAATGCGCGATGGACCTCTCTGCCGCACCTCAAGTGTTGTCGAGAAGTCCTATCTATCATGTCATCAATATATAG
- the LOC126304996 gene encoding uncharacterized protein LOC126304996, with protein sequence MSEREHRRKRENAEETLKSTELLYAFDVLMHFMDNPQSAVFLEPVDWVALDLPVYPKIIKMPMDLGTIKKKLLSGEVQNIAAFARLMRLVFTNALKFNEPGSSIALLSESLLEEFEANYAELKALTATQGSNDGGRQQEQDTLIKSLEQEAEELEAQIQQTKEKIESTKQSQEESAKEIVEEKLRMQLPVNRIKKLKIIPPRLPLTYAEKEELCRRIEESLDRSAVPGLLEVISTSEISGDEVEVDIDKLDDDTLIKVQAYVDQTLRKPRRSLLSVDYDGEYSDKLSKRSSSHRTKQ encoded by the coding sequence ATGTCCGAACGCGAGCACCGCCGCAAGAGGGAAAATGCCGAGGAAACGCTCAAGAGCACCGAACTGCTCTACGCGTTCGACGTCTTGATGCACTTCATGGACAACCCCCAATCGGCCGTATTTCTGGAACCGGTGGACTGGGTCGCTCTGGACCTGCCCGTCTATCCAAAAATCATCAAAATGCCGATGGATCTGGGTACCATCAAGAAGAAACTGCTGTCCGGCGAAGTTCAAAACATCGCCGCCTTCGCGAGACTCATGCGACTGGTCTTCACCAACGCCCTCAAGTTCAACGAGCCAGGGTCCAGCATAGCCCTGCTCTCGGAAAGCCTTCTGGAAGAGTTCGAGGCAAACTACGCGGAGCTCAAAGCGTTGACCGCCACTCAGGGAAGCAACGACGGCGGACGACAACAGGAACAAGACACCCTCATCAAATCGCTCGAACAAGAGGCGGAAGAACTGGAAGCACAAATTcaacaaaccaaagaaaaaatcGAATCCACAAAACAGTCACAAGAAGAAAGTGCCAAAGAAATCGTGGAAGAAAAACTCCGCATGCAACTCCCAGTCAACCGCATCAAGAAGCTGAAGATCATCCCCCCCCGCCTGCCCCTCACCTACGCCGAAAAAGAAGAACTGTGTCGACGCATCGAGGAGTCCCTGGACCGGTCAGCCGTCCCAGGACTGCTAGAAGTCATCTCTACCTCCGAAATCTCGGGCGATGAAGTGGAAGTGGACATCGACAAACTAGACGACGACACCCTCATCAAGGTCCAGGCGTACGTCGACCAAACCCTGCGAAAGCCAAGAAGGAGCCTCCTGTCCGTGGACTACGACGGCGAGTATTCGGACAAGCTCAGCAAGCGCTCGTCATCTCACAGAACGAAACAATAA
- the LOC126304995 gene encoding uncharacterized protein LOC126304995, whose amino-acid sequence MDRAPGAGRVEETSSTREADKVAGPKSREAIQQTSPPSVPVSRFYPSGSYPEGEVMAYAEADHLVRTTSEEKRALERLNFKSYNDIRRAAEVHRQVRRYAKSVIRPGMKMIDIVEMVESSVVKLVEAKGLRSGIGFPTGVSLNNCAAHYTPNTGDASVLGPNDVMKLDFGVHVNGLIIDSACTLTWNPRYDRLLEAVRDATNTGIREAGIDVQLGDVGSAIQEVMESYEVELDGKVYPVKAIRNLNGHSIEPYIIHSGKSVPIVSGREMTRMEENEFYAIETFGSTGKGWVHDGGDCSHYMKRADAPHVVPRSASAKQLLHHINTVYKTLPFCRRWLDSKGQTKHLIALKSLLDSGVVSAHPPLYDVKDCYTAQFEHTIVLRPTCKEVISRGDDY is encoded by the exons ATGGATCGAGCGCCGGGAGCAGGCAGG GTGGAAGAGACCTCGTCGACGCGCGAGGCGGACAAGGTGGCGGGTCCGAAGTCGCGTGAGG CTATCCAACAGACGTCACCGCCGTCTGTCCCCGTGTCTAGGTTCTACCCGAGCGGCAGCTACCCCGAGGGTGAGGTCATGGCGTATGCCGAGGCTGACCATCTTGTGAGGACAACGAGCGAGGAGAAGAGGGCGTTAGAGCGCCTGAATTTCAAGTCGTACAACGACATTCGCCGCGCGGCCGAGGTGCACAGACAAGTGCGCCGGTACGCCAAGAGTGTGATTCGTCCTGGGATGAAGATGATAGACATTGTGGAGATGGTGGAGAGCTCCGTGGTCAAGCTGGTCGAGGCGAAGGGTTTGAGGTCGGGGATCGGATTTCCGACCGGCGTGAGTTTGAACAATTGCGCCGCTCACTACACGCCGAACACGGGCGATGCCAGCGTGTTGGGGCCCAACGACGTCATGAAGCTGGACTTCGGCGTGCACGTGAACGGCCTGATCATAGACTCGGCGTGCACGTTGACTTGGAACCCCCGGTACGACAGGCTGCTCGAGGCCGTCCGAGATGCGACCAACACGGGCATCAGGGAGGCGGGCATCGACGTCCAGCTCGGGGACGTCGGGTCCGCGATTCAGGAGGTCATGGAGAGCTACGAGGTCGAGCTGGACGGAAAGGTCTACCCCGTCAAGGCCATCAGAAATCTCAACGGGCACTCGATCGAGCCGTACATCATTCACTCGGGAAAGAGTGTGCCCATCGTGAGCGGGAGAGaaatgacaagaatggaggaaaacgAGTTCTACGCTATCGAGACGTTCGGGTCCACCGGCAAAGGTTGGGTACACGACGGCGGTGACTGCTCTCACTATATGAAGCGTGCCGATGCACCGCATGTGGTGCCCAGGTCGGCGTCTGCGAAGCAGCTCCTTCACCACATCAACACAGTCTACAAAACGCTGCCGTTCTGCAGGAGGTGGCTCGACTCGAAAGGACAGACCAAGCACCTGATCGCCCTCAAAAGCCTGCTGGACTCGGGCGTCGTATCGGCGCACCCGCCCCTCTATGACGTCAAAGACTGCTACACGGCCCAGTTCGAACACACTATCGTGTTGAGACCCACCTGTAAAGAAGTAATCAGCCGCGGAGACGATTACTGA
- the LOC126305000 gene encoding uncharacterized protein LOC126305000 yields MNRLHWYSFSVCSLLEISPESPRPSSPSGTDSSRSSPDPPKTTPPPPSAPSPPSPTPLAACPAPPTAATSVNGDKNANTDWRKSLTLFANPKNMFTLIVVEFDDFLSDPPIPTNLFSNGLPVLSSATVLDAYGFVGLAPPVYITGFFGALPAPDPSPSCAITLVLDGLSISPGPGTGNSPLCCKNPIWYSANCAMIFVSTSALTFTGAASHSLANPGNASFNTPKNCSPTPSTATPSTTTPPTTTPPTTPSTTPPTTTPPTTPSTATPPPSSPPPTPPTSPPSPTRSSSPRPPPPPSSPRPPPPPSPSSSSSPRSCNSPTPPPPRPTP; encoded by the exons ATGAACAGGCTGCACTGGTACTCCTTCAGCGTCTGCTCCCTGCTCGAAAT TTCGCCTGAATCGCCGCGTCCATCCTCCCCCTCAGGTACAGACTCGAGTCGATCGTCTCCAGACCCCCCGAAAACGACGCCGCCCCCCCCGTCAGCTCCCTCTCCACCCTCCCCAACTCCCCTCGCAGCGTGTCCGGCACCGCCGACAGCTGCAACATC CGTGAACGGCGACAAAAACGCCAACACCGACTGGCGAAAGTCGCTCACCTTGTTCGCCAACCCAAAAAACATGTTCACCTTGATCGTCGTAGAATTCGACGACTTCCTCAGCGACCCACCTATCCCCACCAACTTGTTCAGCAACGGACTCCCCGTGCTCTCCAGCGCCACCGTGCTCGACGCGTACGGCTTCGTCGGCCTCGCGCCCCCCGTGTACATCACCGGCTTCTTCGGCGCCCTCCCAGCTCCGGACCCGTCCCCCTCCTGCGCCATCACGCTCGTCCTCGACGGCCTCTCCATCAGCCCAGGCCCCGGCACCGGCAACTCGCCACTGTGCTGCAAAAACCCAATCTGGTACAGCGCCAACTGCGCTATGATCTTCGTCTCCACCTCCGCCCTCACGTTCACCGGCGCCGCCTCCCACTCCCTGGCAAACCCCGGGAACGCCTCCTTCAACACCCCCAAAAACTG CTCGCCGACTCCGTCAACGGCGACTCCGTCAACGACGACTCCGCCAACGACGACTCCGCCAACGACTCCGTCAACGACTCCGCCAACGACGACTCCGCCAACGACTCCGTCAACGGCGACTCCACCTCCCTCTTCTCCGCCACCGACTCCTCCAACGTCTCCTCCATCTCCGACTCGCTCATCGTCTCCGCGTCCCCCTCCTCCTCCGTCGTCACcccgtcctcctccccctccgtccccctcctcctcttcctcacctCGCTCATGTAACTCTCCAACTCCCCCACCGCCTCGTCCAACTCCT
- the LOC126304985 gene encoding hapless 2-like isoform X2, translating into MAIATLPRADGTIPPTERRSASRTCSYLDIFYFSGANRAPLDCNPFGYKFSSAHCLRLSDTWWDIYEIEPSHLFYQIEVEVTGAGDEPYRLYLDNTKPFFVNKDATLSAQIVGDFHPWTAYPVFPDSYLCMPSQPFDSERVKQMEKNWMILSKSMFDLSGRTCNKIGASFSAFTSQPNRCTVPASSCLYNQLDDIFEADDNLRSQNLTPSYLLSRWGNPIDIPAKNLSHQFALHVTEIQNTLITLYIKADKIRYIINKSTGKIVFSSAENFSAFSKQGRLKVTVMNTGQLNADYYISVHGCTGGIVDPNAILVSIYPYWAYNAQFDLYSQNIIDSSSSCNVSLYSSDYELLDQVLVNFDVAKKSDTHYYGDNPESANNALVTSSTPGCREICPGIWSFTCLSQYGCYWSIAYTVILTILGIGIVCLAVYCCCPCCCCVGRCCFGTCKLLSRCTRGTRREGRSRPAARRHKKKRKKPLGVAGTSWVERCKRLFRRGGDEPVATKKVHPPPPARPVAKKPPMEPHPPFETSLCHHVATPHIFYTQDQHHRSYDALAPDLAQLPASGPALCDNAQSNPLLISATEAPAPDESRCSTEQSLALPPSHLVMEDVDERPDADDSRALFLRSTFLAGELASREVSIYLNVTSTRICSKFSPRHPVIAPFSVLGRVSITSLQKSEAAFFCLFTIDPEHAYQTYEVDREGRWVRITEDRVPLDPGAVECAMDLSAAPQVLSRSPIYHVINI; encoded by the exons ATGGCAATAGCGACGCTTCCACGTGCGGATGGCACTATACCTCCGACGGAAAGAAGATCAGCCAGTCGAAC CTGCAGTTACCTGGACATTTTCTACTTCTCCGGCGCCAACCGCGCCCCCTTGGACTGCAATCCCTTTGGCTATAAGTTTTCCAGCGCGCACTGCCTCCGTCTCAGCGACACTTGGTGGGACATCTACGAAATAGAGCCGTCGCACCTGTTCTACCAAATCGAAGTCGAGGTGACAGGCGCGGGAGACGAGCCCTATCGCCTCTACCTCGACAACACCAAACCCTTCTTCGTCAACAAAGACGCGACCCTCTCCGCCCAAATCGTGGGCGACTTCCACCCCTGGACTGCGTATCCGGTGTTCCCCGACTCCTACTTGTGTATGCCGAGTCAGCCGTTCGATTCCGAAAGAGTGAAGCAAAtggaaaaaaactggatgattctgTCCAAATCCATGTTCGACCTGTCCGGACGAACCTGCAACAAGATCGGCGCCTCCTTCAGCGCCTTCACTTCTCAGCCCAACCGGTGCACGGTCCCCGCATCCTCCTGTCTGTACAACCAGCTGGACGACATCTTCGAGGCGGACGACAACCTCAGGAGCCAAAATCTCACGCCCAGCTACTTGTTGTCTCGCTGGGGAAATCCGATAGACATCCCGGCCAAAAACCTGTCCCACCAATTCGCCCTCCACGTCACCGAGATTCAAAATACGCTCATCACGCTCTACATCAAAGCCGACAAAATCCGCTACATAATCAACAAAAGTACCGGAAAAATCGTGTTTTCATCCGCGGAAAATTTCAGCGCGTTCTCCAAGCAAGGACGACTCAAAGTCACCGTCATGAACACCGGTCAGCTCAACGCCGACTACTACATCTCCGTACACGGATGCACTGGCGGTATCGTCGACCCAAACGCCATCCTTGTCTCCATCTACCCCTACTGGGCGTACAACGCCCAATTCGACCTGTACTCCCAAAACATCATCGACTCGTCCAGCTCCTGCAACGTCAGCCTCTACAGCTCAGACTACGAGCTCCTGGACCAAGTGCTGGTGAACTTCGACGTGGCCAAAAAGTCGGACACCCACTACTACGGCGACAACCCCGAGAGCGCCAACAACGCGCTCGTGACCTCCAGCACCCCTGGCTGCCGGGAAATATGCCCCGGCATCTGGAGCTTCACCTGCCTATCCCAATACGGCTGCTACTGGTCTATCGCCTACACAGTTATTCTCACCATTTTGGGAATTGGAATTGTGTGCCTGGCCGTCTACTGCTGCTGTCCCTGCTGCTGTTGTGTGGGACGCTGCTGCTTCGGCACGTGCAAGCTGCTGTCTCGGTGCACCCGAGGAACGCGCCGCGAGGGCAGGAGTCGGCCGGCAGCGCGCAGgcacaaaaagaagagaaaaaagccGTTAGGCGTGGCTGGTACAAGTTGGGTAGAACGCTGCAAGCGCCTCTTTCGCAGGGGCGGTGACGAGCCAGTCGCCACGAAGAAAGTGCACCCGCCCCCTCCGGCGCGCCCTGTCGCGAAGAAACCGCCGATGGAGCCGCACCCGCCCTTCGAGACCAGCTTGTGTCACCATGTGGCGACGCCACACATTTTTTACACGCAGGACCAACACCATCGGTCCTATGACGCGTTGGCACCCGACCTCGCCCAGCTGCCCGCCTCGGGCCCGGCGCTTTGCGACAACGCCCAGTCCAACCCGCTGTTAATCAGCGCGACGGAGGCCCCGGCGCCCGACGAGTCGCGCTGCTCCACCGAGCAGAGCCTCGCGCTCCCACCATCCCACCTCGTCATGGAGGACGTGGACGAGCGGCCAGACGCAGACGACTCGCGGGCCCTATTCTTGCGGAGCACATTTCTCGCCGGTGAGCTGGCGTCGCGAGAAGTTTCTATCTATCTGAACGTGACATCCACCAGAATTTGTTCGAAATTTTCGCCTCGCCACCCCGTCATTGCGCCCTTCTCCGTCCTTGGCCGCGTGAGTATCACATCCCTCCAGAAGTCCGAGGCCGCGTTCTTCTGTCTGTTCACGATAGACCCAGAACACGCGTACCAGACGTACGAGGTGGACCGCGAGGGAAGGTGGGTTCGCATCACCGAGGACCGCGTGCCTCTAGACCCCGGCGCGGTCGAATGCGCGATGGACCTCTCTGCCGCACCTCAAGTGTTGTCGAGAAGTCCTATCTATCATGTCATCAATATATAG
- the LOC126304991 gene encoding protein BTG2-like — protein MSSFRKNGADFYLGRERLALVPEILAAAAWWANRIEGLSNEQMELFRQNLASALVEKYRGHWDASEPTKGSAYRSILFDEFNCDRVLQAVARNTFISQFECRLPAEAVVMWVDPGAVTVKYLTSNKVKVVYDAEEVQGGPTISAASSETLNCAQEYTIAFQGNVTGQHSMPFQRV, from the exons ATGTCATCTTTTCGGAAGAATGGTGCAGACTTCTACCTTGGCCGGGAGCGCCTGGCGCTGGTGCCAGAGATTCTGGCGGCAGCCGCGTGGTGGGCGAACAGAATCGAGGGACTTTCCAACGAGCAGATGGAACTGTTTCGACAGAACCTGGCCAGCGCCCTGGTGGAGAAATACAGAGGACACTGGGACGCGAGCGAGCCGACCAAGGGAAGCGCATACAG GTCTATTTTGTTCGACGAGTTCAACTGCGACCGAGTTTTGCAGGCTGTGGCGAGAAACACGTTCATTTCGCAATTTGAGTGCCGGCTTCCGGCGGAGGCCGTCGTCATGTGGGTCGACCCGGGAGCGGTCACCGTGAAGTACCTCACAAGCAACAAGGTCAAGGTCGTCTACGACGCCGAGGAGGTGCAGGGGGGTCCTACGATCTCCGCGGCGAGTTCGGAGACGCTCAACTGCGCGCAAGAGTACACCATTGCATTTCAGGGGAACGTGACGGGACAGCATTCGATGCCGTTCCAGCGCGTGTGA
- the LOC126305002 gene encoding glucosamine 6-phosphate N-acetyltransferase-like, whose protein sequence is MRPLRRGDFDRGYCQLLEQLTTVGQLSKNAFESRFEELRMAEGMYYIVVIEDRRHSRVVATATLVVEKKFIHEAGKVGHIEDVVVDSQYRNRGLARALVSCLYEISKRSGCYKVVLYCKEDNVHVYQRLGFEVGLIHMEKRDKGAGNK, encoded by the exons ATGAGGCCGTTAAGGCGCGGTGATTTTGATAGAG GTTATTGCCAGCTTCTAGAGCAGTTGACGACGGTGGGGCAATTGAGTAAG AATGCGTTTGAGTCTAGATTTGAAGAGTTGAGGATGGCCGAGGGAATGTATTACATTGTTGTGATAGAGGATAGACGGCATTCTAGAGTGGTGGCGACGGCTACGTTGGTGGTTGAAAAGAAATTTATTCATGAGGCAGGAAAG GTAGGACATATAGAAGATGTTGTGGTTGACAGTCAATATCGTAACAGAGGCTTAGCCAGGGC GTTGGTGAGCTGTCTGTATGAGATAAGCAAGAGATCAGGGTGCTACAAGGTGGTCTTGTATTGCAAGGAGGATAACGTTCATGTTTATCAGAGATTAGGATTTGAGGTAGGTCTGATTCACATGGAAAAGAGAGACAAGGGGGCAGGAAACAAGTGA
- the LOC126304997 gene encoding ras guanine nucleotide exchange factor S-like, which translates to MEDEAEAEDEAEKWARSFRSTSELVYMLVREPNPKHTSLFVCIFDQVMSLNTLLNHFIEAAEGSKKGKALTNDMALQVLRTMDMLLGYGPRIYFDKEARELAERVLSKLEKWRTRTKQLESLASRVEQLLKSLDKNPLPREMSKKVERIWQTIPIGVTVFDYPPGALLFSEDAMTLAKQITAIDFETYRMVEVEELKNQSWNKTSRFCVARHVLKLIQRSNRLSFWVATIVLLQPRKKDRVKALAALIKVAWSLKEIRNYNSMLSVVAGMNLICISRLRRTFAQLSKRHLDMFEELKNLSNPMLSFKALRALMNQDAARRDAVCKLPPIGLSLSEIAMTEEGNDDVLAVESQSGKGSGEKTFLINMGKWELLYNCICTALMHQSADWRISEIDPPYSCLFSLPTLSEEILYQLSLAREPGRP; encoded by the coding sequence ATGGAGGACGAGGCGGAGGCGGAGGACGAGGCGGAGAAGTGGGCGAGGTCGTTCCGGTCGACGTCGGAGCTGGTGTACATGTTGGTGCGAGAGCCGAATCCGAAACACACGAGTTTGTTTGTGTGCATTTTCGACCAAGTGATGTCGCTGAACACGCTGCTGAACCACTTCATTGAGGCGGCGGAGGGGAGCAAGAAGGGAAAGGCGCTGACGAACGACATGGCGCTGCAGGTGCTGCGGACGATGGACATGTTGCTGGGGTACGGGCCGAGGATATACTTCGACAAGGAGGCGAGGGAGCTGGCGGAGAGGGTGCTGTCGAAGCTGGAGAAGTGGCGGACGAGGACGAAGCAGCTGGAGTCGCTGGCGAGTCGGGTGGAGCAGCTGttgaagagtttggacaagaacccGCTGCCTCGCGAAATGTCGAAAAAGGTGGAGCGAATTTGGCAGACGATACCGATCGGCGTGACGGTGTTCGACTACCCGCCCGGGGCGCTGCTGTTCAGCGAGGACGCGATGACGCTGGCGAAGCAGATCACGGCGATCGACTTCGAGACGTACAGGATGGTGGAGGTGGAGGAGCTGAAGAACCAGAGTTGGAACAAGACGTCGAGGTTTTGTGTGGCGAGGCACGTGTTGAAGCTGATTCAGCGCTCGAACCGCCTGTCATTTTGGGTGGCGACAATCGTCTTGCTGCAGCCGAGGAAGAAGGACCGCGTGAAGGCGCTGGCGGCGCTGATCAAGGTGGCTTGGAGTTTGAAGGAGATAAGGAACTACAACTCGATGCTGAGCGTGGTGGCGGGGATGAACCTGATTTGCATTTCTCGACTTCGTCGCACGTTCGCCCAGCTGAGCAAGCGCCACCTCGACATGTTCGAGGAGCTGAAGAACCTTTCGAACCCGATGCTGTCCTTCAAGGCGCTTCGCGCGCTGATGAACCAGGACGCCGCTCGTCGCGACGCCGTGTGCAAGCTGCCCCCGATCGGTCTGAGCCTGTCCGAAATTGCCATGACCGAGGAGGGCAACGACGACGTGCTCGCCGTCGAGAGCCAGTCGGGCAAGGGCAGCGGGGAAAAGACCTTCTTGATCAACATGGGGAAGTGGGAGCTGTTGTACAACTGCATTTGTACCGCGCTGATGCACCAGTCCGCGGACTGGCGCATCAGCGAGATCGACCCGCCTTACAGTTGCCTTTTCAGCCTCCCCACCCTGTCCGAGGAAATTCTGTATCAGCTCTCTCTCGCGCGCGAGCCCGGCCGTCCGTGA